TAGAGGATTTTTACAGTGAGGCGCACAAGAAGATATACACCGCTCTTATCGCCCTCTCGGACAGGAACGAGCCCTGCGACCTGATAACCCTGAGCAGCATCATGAGGGACAGAAAGGAGCTTGACACGGTCGGCGGTGAGGCCTACCTCGCGTCACTGGTTGACTCGGTTCCCTCTGCGGCGAACATCGTGTATTACGCGAAAATAGTCAAGGAGAAGGCGATCCTGCGGAAACTGATCGGGGCCGCGACCAGGATAATCCAGCAGAGTTACGATTCAGGTACGGACATAGACAGTATCCTGGACGCGTCGGAACATTCCATATTTGAGATCTCCGAGAACAAGATAAAGCCGGCTTTCTATCCGATAAAAGAGATCATCAAGGATAGTTTCCGGTCCATAGAGGCCCTGTACGAGCGGAAATCCCTGATAACGGGTGTTCCCACGGGATTTCAAAAGGTCGATGAACTGACCTCGGGTCTTCAGAAGGCCGACCTGATCGTCGTGGCGGGGAGACCGAGCATGGGCAAAACCGCCTTCGCCATCAACATAGCACAGCAGACGGCCATAGAGCACAACATCCCCGTGGCCATCTTCTCCCTTGAGATGTCCAAGGAACAGCTTGCCTTCCGCATGCTTGCATCCGAGGCACGGGTCGATTCGCAACGCCTGCGAAAGGGATTTCTGGGGGACCTGGATTGGCCGAAGCTGACAACGGCTGCGGGAAAATTGTCGGAGGCCCCCATTTACATCGATGACACACCGGCTATTTCCGTCCTTGAAATGAAGGCCAAGGCGCGAAGGCTCAAGGCCGAGAGGGGACTCGGCCTGGTCGTCCTTGATTACCTGCAGTTGATGCGGGGCCGGGATTTGTCGTTGCCGCGTGAACAGGAGATCTCCGAGATCAG
This region of Deltaproteobacteria bacterium genomic DNA includes:
- the dnaB gene encoding replicative DNA helicase: MKQGDATLYKVPPQNLEAEQSVLGGILLDNIAVNNVIEVLEVEDFYSEAHKKIYTALIALSDRNEPCDLITLSSIMRDRKELDTVGGEAYLASLVDSVPSAANIVYYAKIVKEKAILRKLIGAATRIIQQSYDSGTDIDSILDASEHSIFEISENKIKPAFYPIKEIIKDSFRSIEALYERKSLITGVPTGFQKVDELTSGLQKADLIVVAGRPSMGKTAFAINIAQQTAIEHNIPVAIFSLEMSKEQLAFRMLASEARVDSQRLRKGFLGDLDWPKLTTAAGKLSEAPIYIDDTPAISVLEMKAKARRLKAERGLGLVVLDYLQLMRGRDLSLPREQEISEISRSLKALAKELDIPVMALSQLNRQVEARADKRPQLADLRESGAIEQDADVIMFIYRDEVYNKSEDNPEKGKAEIIVGKQRNGPTGLVNLVFLKEYTRFENLAVGFED